The following DNA comes from Flavobacterium sp. N3904.
TCTGCTTTTTTATCACAAGAAACAAGTGATATTGAAATTGCGATAAATAATAATGCTTTTCTCATTTTGATGTATTTCAGGTTTTTTTAGTATGGATGACAAAAATATAAAAAAATAGATAGTATTGACAAAAAGTTTGAAAAATGCGACTATTTTTATATTATATATTTCGATTATTGATAATTAAAATTTAATAACGTATGGCTATAATAAACGGATTTAAAGGAGGGTTTTATATAAACAAACAGAAAGTTTTGACCTAATTCCCTATTAAAACCAAAATAAACGTCTTAAAACAGCTTAAAACGAGTTTTGGTTGTTTTTAAGGACATAAATGTGCGATGAATATTCAAAATTTTGTTTGGCTTTCCAATTCGACTGCAATCCAATGAAAAAGGCCTTAATGTAATTCATTTTTCCGGTTTTGTATTTTTCGGAAAGTAAGCTCACATAAAAAGAATCAAATTTCATTGGAAGCACTTTTACAAGTTTCATATTTTCCTTTTCAAACAATTTTTGAATCGCTATTTTGGAGAAATGCCAAAAGTGAATCGGCACATCATAAGCCGCCCAAAAGTTTCCATAATATTTTGCGTCATAAGATTTGAAATTGGGAACGGCAACAATCAAAGTTCCACTTGGTTTTAGCAATCGTTTTAATTCCTTTATCTGTTCGTCCAAATTGGGAACGTGTTCCAAAACATGCCACATCGAAATCACATCAAAAGTATGGCTTTCCAATTCAGCTGTTTTTTCCACAAAAGAAACGCCTTTGCTCTTTGCAATCGCTTTGGCTTTATCACTGGGTTCGACTCCTACCGTTTTCCAACCGTCATTTTGGGCAACCGTCAAAAAATCTCCGGTTCCAGCACCTATGTCCAAAATCAACCCTTTAGAAGGTTGATACGAATTGATTAAACTCAATTTATTTTTTAATGCAATATTTTTTACAAAATGGTATGCCTTTTCAAACAACGATCTTTTGGAGTCGGTATGCGAAATATAGTCGGGACTCTCATAGTACTTCCCTAGAACATCCAAACTCGGTTGCGGATGCGTAATTAACATATCCAATGTTTCATCATGATAGAGATCGAAGGTTTCTTGAGAAACGGAATAATCTTTTACTTTTAAAAAATGTGTTTTGTGTGTAATATCCATTTGTGTTTTTAAATAAATAATTTTAGATCTTTAGAAAAGAGCTAAAAAGAAATTTTTTTTTAATTAATTAAAGAAAAGAAATGATTTTTCATTCTATATCCTTTCCCATCTTATTTTGACAGCAGAAATTTTCTCATTTTCCATCCGTATATTTTCATTCACTATAAATCCGTTTTTAGAATAAAATTCTATTGGAGAAAGATAAGGTTCGTTATTCTGTTTAAAATCATTTTGATGATTGGTAGCCCAGCCATTCAAAATCGATTTATGCTTTTTTAGTTCATTTAGCAAAAGTGTCCCAAATCCTCTACCATGTATGTTAGAATCAATTATAATCCCAAACCAATCCTCTTCTTCCCGAACAAAAGTAAAAGCCCAGCCTAGAATTGTATTTTGATCATTCATCAACAAATAATGTTTTATTTCTAAAAGTCCGTCCAGATAATCTTCAAATTCGGACAATTCATTATAGCCAATTTTTTTAGGATATTCTGAATTCCAAAGTTCAAACAACGATTGTTTTTGTTTTAAAGATAAAATTGTTGTTTGGATAATTCTCATTTATAAAATATTTAAAAAACATTTCTTCAAGAAACACGAGTGTTACGAACGTAGTTTCACGTGGAACAAATTAATTTTAGAGTTCAAAGTTTAGATTATATATTCACTTTCGAATTGAATAAAAAAAAGCACCATTCAAAATTTAAATAAAAAAATTAAACTCAGTTCAATAAATAAGATTCAATAAAACTGTACTTAAAGTAAAGCTTCAACTAGTTTAAAAAACTTGATTCTGAAATCCTCTTACCTTCCCATATAAATCAAAAGTACAGAAACATCACTTGGCGAAACTCCACTTATTCTCGACGCTTGTGAAATCGTCACAGGACGTATCTTTCCAAGTTTTTGCTTCGCTTCAATAGACATTGATTTAATCTTATTATAATCAAAATTTTCAGGGATTTTGACATCTTCCAATCTGGTCAACTTATCAGCGTTGTTTCTTTCCTTTTCAATATAACCTGAATACTTTACTTGAATCTCGGCTTGCTCCAAAATTTCCTGATCAAGATTGTTATCAACCAAGTATTGTTTAACTTTTTCAAATTTCAACATATCTTCCAAATCGATTTGTGGTCTTGAAAATACTTTAAACATTTTATCGCCTTGATTGATCAGGGCTGTCTCTTTCGCCTCCAAAATAGGATTAGTCTCTTCTACCGAAACACTAGTCTCTCTGAAGAAAGCCACCATTTTTTCAGACTCATTTAATTTGTACTCCATTCTACGCAAACGCGTTTCAGAAGCCAAACCAATTTCGTACGATAGTGGTGTCAATCTAAAATCAGCATTATCCTGACGCAACAATGTTCTGTACTCTGCTCGGGAAGTAAACATACGATAAGGTTCTTCTGTACCCTTCGTAATTAAGTCATCGATCAAAACTCCAATATATGCTTCGTCACGTTTCAAAATTAATGGCGCTTGTTCGTGAACTTTTAAATGCGCATTGATTCCAGCCATCAAACCTTGAGAGGCTGCTTCTTCATATCCTGTTGTACCATTAATTTGTCCTGCAAAATACAAACCTTCAACCAACTTAGTTTCCAACGTATGTTTCAATTGCGTTGGCGGAAAATAATCATATTCGATAGCATAACCAGGACGAAAGAATTTGACATTCTCAAAACCAACAACTGTACGCAACGCTTTAAACTGAATATCCTCTGGCAAAGAAGTAGAAAAACCATTTACATAAACCTCGCAGGTATTCCAACCTTCTGGCTCCACAAACAATTGATGACGTTCTTTATCAGCAAAACGATTTATTTTATCTTCAATAGAAGGACAATATCTAGGGCCTATACTTTTTATTCTTCCATTGAACATCGGAGAACGATCAAATCCTTCTCTCAAAATATTATGCACCTCTAATGAAGTGTACGTCATGTGACAGGATTTTTGAATCGCCAATGGTTTAGTCAAATCAGAATATGAAAACTTATCTGGCCTCGCATCGCCTTTTTCTTCATTCATTTTAGAATAATCCAAAGAACGTCCGTCAACTCTTGGAGGCGTTCCTGTCTTCATTCTTCCTGCTTCAAAACCAGCTTTAATTAAATCTTCGGTGATTCCATACGCAGCACTCTCTCCAGCACGACCACCTCCAAATTGTTTTTCTCCAATATGAATCAAACCATTCAAAAAAGTTCCATTCGTCAACACAACCGATTTGGAACGAATCTCCACTCCCAACGAAGTTCTGATTCCCTTTATCTTTCCGCCTTCAATTATCAAACCTTTTACCATTTCTTGATAAAAATCAAGATTAGGAGTTCCTTCCAACATCATTCGCCATTCTTCTGCAAATCGCATACGATCACTTTGAACTCTCGGAGACCACATTGCAGGACCTTTTGATTTATTCAACATCTTAAACTGAATAGCCGTTCGATCTGAAACAATTCCAGAATATCCACCAAGCGCATCAATCTCACGAACTATTTGTCCTTTTGCAATTCCGCCCATTGCAGGATTGCAAGACATTTGCGCAATGTTTTGCAAACTCATAGTCACCAACAAAGTTTTGGATCCCAAATTTGCAGCCGCAGCCGCAGCTTCAGAACCAGCGTGACCCGCTCCCACCACAATTACATCATACTCTTCTAAAAACATTTTTTTATATATTAACCCTTTTCAAAGGAATTATGGAATTAAAAAATTTCTGTTCCACGTAAAACATTATACACTACCAAATCTATTAGATAAAAATTTTAAAAGATGTTCCACGTGAAACATAACTTATTAAATAAAAGCAATAATAAAGCTGTTCCATGTGAAACATATTGCTTAAAAACAACTAAAAAATATAAAAATTTAACAATGTTTCACGTGGAACGTATTTCTTTTTTATATAATTTTGATAGGTTTGAATTACTGTTCCACGTGAAACATTGCAAGTTTTTCATCTTCTTTGCTTCTCATTAAAGCTTCGTCTTTTTCGGTTTTGTCTTTATATCCGCAATAATGCAAAACACCATGTACTAAAACTCTTTTTAATTCTTCGTCGAAAAGCGTGTTGTAGTCTTTGGCATTGTCTAAAACCCTTTCTATAGAAACAAAAACATCGCCGCTTATTTCGTTGCCCATCGTGTAATCGAAACTAATAATATCGGTAAGTGTGTCGTGATTTAGATACTCTAAGTTAATCTTATGAAGATACTCGTCATTACAAAAGATGTAGCTGATTTCACCTTCTGTTTTGTTTTCCGAAAGGATTACATTGCTTAGCCAAGAGGATATTGCCTCTTCGTTTTCTAAAATAAAATCGGATTCGTAATTAAAATTGATCATTTGTTGTTAAAATATTCTTGAACTTTTTGATTAAAATTCGAGCGCAAAGGTAGCGATTGTCTATTTAATATTTCGATGCTATTTAAATATTCTGAAAGAGCCTTTGGTAATGGGCTTGCTTGATTGGAATAGCTTTTGATATTAGTTTCAGATTGGCGCTTTGGGTCCTCTCCTTGTAATCGAATAGCAGTCTCTAATTTTAAAAGTTCTTGTTTAATGTTGTTAGTTCGTTGTAAGGTTTCATTATTAAAACCTTTGTTTAATAACTGTTTTTCTAACTGTTTCATTTGCTCTAAAGCATTCTGTCCATTATTTCCTAGTCCTTTTTTATTAAGTTCTTCTTGCAACGCATCACGCAATTGTTGCTGCTCTTTATAAATATCAATAGTCGCTTTCGCGTCCCCTTCTCCATCCCCTTCCTTATCACCATCATTACCTTCGCCTTTTCCGGACTGAGTTCCTTTGCTTTTACTTTCTCCTGGTTTACTGCCTTCTCCTGATTTTTTGCCAGGCTTAATTCCTTGCTTCATTTTATCTGCTAATTCTCCTTGCTTTTTTATAATATCCGGCAACTGCATTCCTGAGCCTTTGCCAGGTTTTGGTTTTCCTCCACTGCTGCCAGATATTTGCATTTGCATACTGTTCAAGGAATCGCTCAATAAATCGGCCAATTTATTAGCAGATGAAATCGCATATTGTTGTTGAGAAAAACCTCTTTGCAGTTGAGAATCAGTTAAACTTTCAAGAGATTTATCAATATTGTATTCTACATTGGCAACCTCTTTTGTAACAGATTCTGCTATTTTTGGTTGACGTAATGACAATGCAAAAAGACTATCGTCAACATGCTTGAATTGTAATTTTAAATTTTGTTGCGTTTTAATGTATTTATTAAAAGAAGGAGAGCCAAGTTTTGTTGCTTTGAATTGTTTCATCACCTCTTCTTGTGAAAAAGAATAAGCTAATAAATTATCTAAAATTTGACGCAACATTTTTACGTCTTCTTCAATCTGGTCTTTGTTTGATTCTTCCATTGCTTGCTCCATCGCCTTAGACATTTCTTTCATCTTTTTCGAAGCACTCTTTTGACTAGGTTTAGCTTTAGCTTTGTTGTTATTTTGCAAATCTGAACCTGCTTTATTGAGGTCATCTTTAATACTTTTTTCTTTGTCTGAATCGGAAGGAATATCAATTGGGGATTTTAAATCGTCATTATCCTTTTCCAATTGTTTTAATTCTTCTTGAATTTTCTCGAATTCATCTGTTAATTTCTTCTGCTCTTGAGCAGAATTTTCTTTTTCATTCTCTGATAATTTATCCTCTTTCTGGGAAAGTTTATCCAATTTATCAGCTAATTGTTCTGCTTTTTTTTCGACATAATAACGCTTGGTTAATTCAACCAATTGCGCAAGATTCTTATTTTGACTTTTACTGCTCTGCTTAAATTTATCAAGCTTTTCAACAAAATCTTCATCTTTAATTTTATTATTTAATTCATTAAGTTCGTCTAATAGCTTTTTATTCTTATCCAATTCCTTATCTGTATTGTCTAATCTTTTTTGCAATAATTCTTTGATTTCATCCTTCTGCTGGGGATTTGACTTGTCTAGATTGTTTTTCATTTTATTGGCAAATTCTTTCATCAACTCATTTTGCTGTTCCTGCTGCTTAATAAAATCGTTTATTTTTTGACGATCTTTAAAATCCAAAGCATTCTTTTCCTTATTTGTTTGTTGCAATTTTTCCATTTCAGAAAACTGTTTCTCTTGCTTAGACAAAGATTTTTGCAAACTGTTTATTGTACTATTTTGCTCTTGAAGATTACTATTTTGTTTCTCTTCATCGGTTAAAATGCGGTTTGAAAAAACAGAAGAACGACTGCTTTTATAATGATGAATGGCATCATTATCAAAAATCTCAAAGTAGAAATCATAATTTATTCCTTTTGCCAAATCAAGATTTGCAGGAAAATTAAAAACAAATTGATCAAAAGTATCCTGCTTAACAGCTATTGTTACACGCTTGGCATTTGCTGGTTTTCCAGATTCATAATATACAATCTGCAACTTAGACAATCCATAATCATCAGCCAATTGCCCAACAAAATAAGTATTTGAAACATTCAAACTATCTGGTGCTTTAGTAATATTAATCGTTGGATACTGATCTTTGACAACATTTAACTGATAATCCAATTTTTCGAAGTTTTTTACATTATTATTGGATGTAATTATTTGATATTCTGTATTTTGAGTTATGTTTTTAGATAAATTAAATCTATTCTCAGTCTTTGAGAAAGGGAAACTATTTACTTCATTTTTCCATACCACATTTTGCGTTGCATTTGTATTCATCATCCAGGTAACTTGTGTCCCTTCGGGAATAATACCATTACCAGTTCCCTTAATAATAGTAGATTTTAAATTTAAATAAGCAGGATAAACGAACTTCATTTCAAAGTTTGAAATAGTGGGAACAGCAATTACCTTCAATTCGTAATCGGATGAAATAATAGTATTTGCTTCCAAATGAAAAGAAACATTCTTAAGTGGTTTCACAATTTTAAATTGAAATTCCCCTGGCTTAATGATTTCAAGAAAATAACTTTCATCACCAATAAAAATCAAAACATTTTCAGGCACTACTGCTCCTTGAGATTTAATATGCAAAATAAAATCTTTGCCTTGTTCCGTAACTAAATTTGAATTTAAAACAGTAAACTTAAAAGGTGCAGGTGGGGAAAAAGCAACATTGAAGTGCACTACCCTATTCAAACTTTGCGAAATAATCTGACCATTTCCAGACAGAAGAAAGAACAATAAAAAAAGAATTGGCAAAATCGCTAACGGTATATATTTTCTATTGGAACTAAAATCAATAGCTCTTCCAAAAGGAATTGGACGCAAAGCATTTGCTTTTTGCTCTATGGAAGCCAATAATAATTCTGAATTATAAACTGTAGTGTCTGAATTTGAAAGCTGCAAATAGTTAGTTAGGGTATCGTTTACTTCAGAAAAATGTTTTCCGATAATTATGGATGCTTGACTATAATCAATTCCCTTTTGAAATTTCAAAATTTTGAAAATGGGGAACAGTATAAAACGCATTAATAAAAACGCTTCGACAGTAATGAAAAACCAAAATAAGACCGTTCTTCCTTGTGGTTTTAGCCAAAGGAAATATTCAATAAAGAGCGTAAAAATAAAATAAATTAATCCGAGTCCAATAAAAAACATTATGCCACGGATTAATTCATTGGTATAATACTTCTTTATAAAAGCTTCTAATTTTTGATGTATCGAATGTACCTTTTCCAAAATTATAGTATTGATTTAATAACCAATAAAAGTAACAATTTTAATGATTAGTGAAAGGTAAATAAAACATAATATTAAAGTGTTCAAGAAACACTAATTACAGATAGAAAACGACAAATTGAAATTGTATATTTGCAAAAAATTTACAATAATGTCTAAACCAGTTCGTGTGCGTTTTGCACCAAGTCCCACAGGACCTTTACATATTGGCGGAGTACGTACCGCTTTATTTAATTATTTGTTTGCTAAAAAAAACGGAGGAACTTTTTACCTACGAATAGAAGATACCGATCAAAATCGATTTGTTCCAGGAGCAGAAGAATATATAATGGAAGCTTTGGAATGGTTAGGAATAGCTCCTGATGAAACCATAGGAAAAAATGAAAAGTTTGGTCCATACAGACAAAGTGAGAGAAAACAGATATACAGACAATATGCCGATTTATTAATCGACTCAGGAAATGCTTATTATGCTTTTGATACTGCCGAATCACTAGATGCACATAGAAAACAGCATGAAGCTGAAGGCAAAACATTTATCTACAATCACCATAATCGTGAAAAACTGGATACTTCTTTAGTAATCACCAAAGAAGAAACTGCAAAAAGAATAGCCAATAAAGAAGATTATGTAATCCGTTTTAAAACACCGACTAATGAAACTTTGCTTTTGCAAGATATTATTCGTGGCGAAGTAAAATTCGAAACCAATCTTTTGGATGATAAAGTATTGTTTAAAAGTGATGGTATGCCAACCTATCATTTGGCAAATATTGTTGATGACCATTTGATGGAAACCTCACACGTAATTCGTGGTGAAGAATGGTTGCCATCTATGCCATTACACGTAATGTTGTATCGTGCTTTTGGATGGGATGCACCGGAGTTTGCGCACTTGCCTTTAATATTAAAACCAATCGGAAACGGTAAATTATCCAAAAGAGATGGAGACAAAATGGGATTCCCCGTATTTCCGTTAGAATGGAAAACATCAGAAGGCGTTTCGTCTGGTTATAGAGAAAAAGGATTTTTTCCCGAAACAGTTGTGAATTTTTTAGCCTTATTGGGCTGGAATGATGGAACCGACAAAGAACTTTTTACCTTAGAAGAATTAACACAAGTGTTTGATTTAAAAAGAGTACACAAATCAGGGGCGAAATTTGATCCGGAGAAAAACAAATGGTTCAATCATCAATATTTAATGAAAAAAGATGATACCTTTTTGGCTGAGAAATTCTCAAAAATTATCGATTCAAAAGATCTGAACAGGTATTTTTCACTGGTTGATTTGTCAAAAATTGTTTCATTAATAAAAGAAAGAGCAGACTTTGTTTCTGATTTTTGGGAAATGAGTGATTTCTTTTTTATAGCTCCGTTGACATATGATGAAAAAGCAGCTAAAAATTGGAAAACAGAAACACCGGCATTGATGCAAGAATTGATATCGGTACTAGAAGAAATAAGTGATTTTACATCATTAAATATTGAAAGTATCCTAAAAGACTGGATGACCAAAAATGAAATTGCAATGGGAAAAGTAATGCAACCCTTTCGTTTGAGTTTGGTTGGAGCACTCAAAGGCCCTCACCTATTTGATATTGTGGAAGTCATCGGAAAACAAGAAACCATTTCCAGACTACAAACAGCAATAACTAAATTATAAAACAAAAGCTCCCAAATGACTGGGAGCTTTATTTTATCTTTTATTGTTTTTTTTCCAAAATAGATAAGACAAGGAGAAAGAAATAGTGTTAAGTTTTCCTTCAAGAATTGGACCAGTATATAAATTAGAATCATCACGACTATTAGTTTCAACACTTTCTAAACGATTACTTAAACCCATCGTATATCTTAAATCGAATCGAAAGTCATTATAACCTCCAGTTAAACCAAACCCTGCATCAAGACTAATTGGGGACATATTCCGAAAACTATTATCATCAATTAAATAGGGTAAATATCTATTATTATAAGTCTCTCCATTTCCGGCAGGAATAAATTCGCCAGAAAACGACGTGGTAAAACCTAATTGTGGTCCAATAAAGAATGCGTCTTCTTCAGGTTTTAAAATGTAATAATTAAAATAGAAACCGAAGTCAATAGCTTCAGAATTGAATTTAACAGAATTAACGGTCTGATAGTCCCCTTCAACAGATTTTAAATCAAATGATTTTTGGTTATATAGAAACTCTAGTTGGAAATTGTATGTTTCATGATAACCCCATGATCCTATTATACCTGTTTTGAAACCTATACCAGGATCAGACAACAAATCATCAGACTTTAAAGAAGTTTGTGTAAGACCTGCAGTTGCATAAAATCCTCTTGGTGCTTGACTAAATGCAGGAAGAAAAGCGATAGCAAAAATTATATATATTATTTTTTTCATATTTGTTTTTAATTACAATTTGTATATTTAGGACTAGTAAAAGGCTCAAGAACATTAAAAAAATATTCATCTGTCTCATCCTTTGAAAACTGATTCATAATACCTGGACAATCCGAGAAATACTTCTCCAGCATAGGCATTATTTTCATTCTTTCCTCTTTATCGCTTTTGGTAGAATTACAGTTAACATAATCTAAGATGTTGTTTTTACTATCAATAACTTTTATATTATAATGATCAATAGATGAATATTTACCAATTACAGTGTAGGTATAACATAATAAAGTTCTTTCTTTAGTTTCTACCATAACAAAAAAGGCTCTTTCCCTTTCGGGTTTACCTCTCATATTTAGCAATTTGTATGACCTAAATAAATGTGGTCCAATAATAGCATAATCAAGATCTTTGAATTTGATGTATTTTTCCCAAGTCTTATCAACTTCAGCATACGATATTCTCTCGTCTATAACTATGATTTCAACGGTTTGGTCACTCATTATAGTTTTTTTTCCTTTCTTATCAATAAAAAAGGAGTTCTGAGCGTAAGAAGAAATACTCAAAAAGCTAATTAAAATAAATAGTTTTTTCATATTTTATTTAGTTACAGTAAACATAGTAGATCCTGTTAAATCAGTTGTAGTATTGTTATTGTACGAAAAAGGAACCTTGCAAAATTTCGCAACTGTATTTCCTTCAACATCGTAATAAACTAACACATCTCCACTTTTAGCAAAATAATTTGAAGTACTATAAAATATAGCTTGAACATGGACTGTTCCACTAGATAATGCGGTAGATTTATTCACAATGGAATAAATACCCGCTTTTGGACTTTCATCTCCTGCAAAAATCACATGAACAGAATTATTATAATTTGCTCCCTTTATTAGATATTCATTATTTATTAGAGAACCAGCATCGTTATCGTAATCTATAAAAGTATAATTATTAGAATCAAATGATGCAGTATTATTCGATTGAGCACAAGTTACCGTATTAGTAATAACTGAAACTGTAGTACTAATTTCCTCTGTTTTGCATATACCTTTACTTGCAAAAACTTTATATTCACCAGCCATTCCTGATGTAACATTTGAAATTATCGGATTAGCATTATCAGATTGAAAACCGTTTGGTCCACTCCAATGATAAATTAGACCCTCATCAAAAGGGGTATTCAAAACAATACTTTGTCCAGTAATGACAGGCGAATTACTGCTTACAGTTGTTTTTGGTAAAAAACATTTAATCTCTTCTTGAGATGCACAACCTGCGA
Coding sequences within:
- the gltX gene encoding glutamate--tRNA ligase yields the protein MSKPVRVRFAPSPTGPLHIGGVRTALFNYLFAKKNGGTFYLRIEDTDQNRFVPGAEEYIMEALEWLGIAPDETIGKNEKFGPYRQSERKQIYRQYADLLIDSGNAYYAFDTAESLDAHRKQHEAEGKTFIYNHHNREKLDTSLVITKEETAKRIANKEDYVIRFKTPTNETLLLQDIIRGEVKFETNLLDDKVLFKSDGMPTYHLANIVDDHLMETSHVIRGEEWLPSMPLHVMLYRAFGWDAPEFAHLPLILKPIGNGKLSKRDGDKMGFPVFPLEWKTSEGVSSGYREKGFFPETVVNFLALLGWNDGTDKELFTLEELTQVFDLKRVHKSGAKFDPEKNKWFNHQYLMKKDDTFLAEKFSKIIDSKDLNRYFSLVDLSKIVSLIKERADFVSDFWEMSDFFFIAPLTYDEKAAKNWKTETPALMQELISVLEEISDFTSLNIESILKDWMTKNEIAMGKVMQPFRLSLVGALKGPHLFDIVEVIGKQETISRLQTAITKL
- a CDS encoding GNAT family N-acetyltransferase, encoding MRIIQTTILSLKQKQSLFELWNSEYPKKIGYNELSEFEDYLDGLLEIKHYLLMNDQNTILGWAFTFVREEEDWFGIIIDSNIHGRGFGTLLLNELKKHKSILNGWATNHQNDFKQNNEPYLSPIEFYSKNGFIVNENIRMENEKISAVKIRWERI
- a CDS encoding class I SAM-dependent methyltransferase — protein: MDITHKTHFLKVKDYSVSQETFDLYHDETLDMLITHPQPSLDVLGKYYESPDYISHTDSKRSLFEKAYHFVKNIALKNKLSLINSYQPSKGLILDIGAGTGDFLTVAQNDGWKTVGVEPSDKAKAIAKSKGVSFVEKTAELESHTFDVISMWHVLEHVPNLDEQIKELKRLLKPSGTLIVAVPNFKSYDAKYYGNFWAAYDVPIHFWHFSKIAIQKLFEKENMKLVKVLPMKFDSFYVSLLSEKYKTGKMNYIKAFFIGLQSNWKAKQNFEYSSHIYVLKNNQNSF
- a CDS encoding DUF4175 family protein — protein: MEKVHSIHQKLEAFIKKYYTNELIRGIMFFIGLGLIYFIFTLFIEYFLWLKPQGRTVLFWFFITVEAFLLMRFILFPIFKILKFQKGIDYSQASIIIGKHFSEVNDTLTNYLQLSNSDTTVYNSELLLASIEQKANALRPIPFGRAIDFSSNRKYIPLAILPILFLLFFLLSGNGQIISQSLNRVVHFNVAFSPPAPFKFTVLNSNLVTEQGKDFILHIKSQGAVVPENVLIFIGDESYFLEIIKPGEFQFKIVKPLKNVSFHLEANTIISSDYELKVIAVPTISNFEMKFVYPAYLNLKSTIIKGTGNGIIPEGTQVTWMMNTNATQNVVWKNEVNSFPFSKTENRFNLSKNITQNTEYQIITSNNNVKNFEKLDYQLNVVKDQYPTINITKAPDSLNVSNTYFVGQLADDYGLSKLQIVYYESGKPANAKRVTIAVKQDTFDQFVFNFPANLDLAKGINYDFYFEIFDNDAIHHYKSSRSSVFSNRILTDEEKQNSNLQEQNSTINSLQKSLSKQEKQFSEMEKLQQTNKEKNALDFKDRQKINDFIKQQEQQNELMKEFANKMKNNLDKSNPQQKDEIKELLQKRLDNTDKELDKNKKLLDELNELNNKIKDEDFVEKLDKFKQSSKSQNKNLAQLVELTKRYYVEKKAEQLADKLDKLSQKEDKLSENEKENSAQEQKKLTDEFEKIQEELKQLEKDNDDLKSPIDIPSDSDKEKSIKDDLNKAGSDLQNNNKAKAKPSQKSASKKMKEMSKAMEQAMEESNKDQIEEDVKMLRQILDNLLAYSFSQEEVMKQFKATKLGSPSFNKYIKTQQNLKLQFKHVDDSLFALSLRQPKIAESVTKEVANVEYNIDKSLESLTDSQLQRGFSQQQYAISSANKLADLLSDSLNSMQMQISGSSGGKPKPGKGSGMQLPDIIKKQGELADKMKQGIKPGKKSGEGSKPGESKSKGTQSGKGEGNDGDKEGDGEGDAKATIDIYKEQQQLRDALQEELNKKGLGNNGQNALEQMKQLEKQLLNKGFNNETLQRTNNIKQELLKLETAIRLQGEDPKRQSETNIKSYSNQASPLPKALSEYLNSIEILNRQSLPLRSNFNQKVQEYFNNK
- the ybeY gene encoding rRNA maturation RNase YbeY; the encoded protein is MINFNYESDFILENEEAISSWLSNVILSENKTEGEISYIFCNDEYLHKINLEYLNHDTLTDIISFDYTMGNEISGDVFVSIERVLDNAKDYNTLFDEELKRVLVHGVLHYCGYKDKTEKDEALMRSKEDEKLAMFHVEQ
- a CDS encoding PorT family protein is translated as MKKIIYIIFAIAFLPAFSQAPRGFYATAGLTQTSLKSDDLLSDPGIGFKTGIIGSWGYHETYNFQLEFLYNQKSFDLKSVEGDYQTVNSVKFNSEAIDFGFYFNYYILKPEEDAFFIGPQLGFTTSFSGEFIPAGNGETYNNRYLPYLIDDNSFRNMSPISLDAGFGLTGGYNDFRFDLRYTMGLSNRLESVETNSRDDSNLYTGPILEGKLNTISFSLSYLFWKKNNKR
- the mnmG gene encoding tRNA uridine-5-carboxymethylaminomethyl(34) synthesis enzyme MnmG — protein: MFLEEYDVIVVGAGHAGSEAAAAAANLGSKTLLVTMSLQNIAQMSCNPAMGGIAKGQIVREIDALGGYSGIVSDRTAIQFKMLNKSKGPAMWSPRVQSDRMRFAEEWRMMLEGTPNLDFYQEMVKGLIIEGGKIKGIRTSLGVEIRSKSVVLTNGTFLNGLIHIGEKQFGGGRAGESAAYGITEDLIKAGFEAGRMKTGTPPRVDGRSLDYSKMNEEKGDARPDKFSYSDLTKPLAIQKSCHMTYTSLEVHNILREGFDRSPMFNGRIKSIGPRYCPSIEDKINRFADKERHQLFVEPEGWNTCEVYVNGFSTSLPEDIQFKALRTVVGFENVKFFRPGYAIEYDYFPPTQLKHTLETKLVEGLYFAGQINGTTGYEEAASQGLMAGINAHLKVHEQAPLILKRDEAYIGVLIDDLITKGTEEPYRMFTSRAEYRTLLRQDNADFRLTPLSYEIGLASETRLRRMEYKLNESEKMVAFFRETSVSVEETNPILEAKETALINQGDKMFKVFSRPQIDLEDMLKFEKVKQYLVDNNLDQEILEQAEIQVKYSGYIEKERNNADKLTRLEDVKIPENFDYNKIKSMSIEAKQKLGKIRPVTISQASRISGVSPSDVSVLLIYMGR